From the genome of Pseudoliparis swirei isolate HS2019 ecotype Mariana Trench chromosome 1, NWPU_hadal_v1, whole genome shotgun sequence:
atCGAACCAGAACTGTGTCTctgaaatcatttatttattgcgcAAAGAAGAGATGTCCCTCTGAAGCTGCCCAAGGATGAGCTGAAGAGTGATAACTCACATCTGCATTCATCCCTAGAGGGATAGGTGGGCCTTACAAAGGAACATGACTACAGGTTGTGATTAGAACAAGAGAATGTGTGAATCAAACATCAAAAGGCCTTTGCCCTGCGCATCATTTATGACCCGTCCCCACTAGTGAGTGATCATTTGACAACAGGTAAAGGGGATGGTTTGCTCTTTGCTTTGTTCCTTTGCAAGACACAAAGATGATTTGCCTACCGAGATGTGCAAGCCACTTCATGTAGAAGGATAACATAGAACTAAGACATAAAGAATTCTCATTCCATCCTCCCGTTTGATCAAACTCTTGATCAACGTGAGCCCCTGACCACGTGGCCTTAGTGCACCACATGGTCCCGGGCCATGCGGCCTTTTCTGTGATTGAGTTTCAGGGGTCCAGGTTGCCCTCAAACTCTTTTGCATGTAAGCCAGCAGTGAtcggcgcacactataaatatttaataacaaaaaaataaataatctgttaatttactggtcgcgcatgcgcgagttgatgaaaaatttactcgcactgtgtctaattttaggcgcaaaatgcgaccatttggtcacattCTGGAGCCCTGCTGTATAATAAATAGTCCAGtacctggttctggtcctccacagtgctcttcatcctcttcatcctcatctgtgtccatgtgttcagttagcctttgatgaagctgagaggactgagcctcctcttcatcatcttcactcGTCATAGGGCTGAAGGAGAACTTGGCACCGGCCTCCTGACCAAGCcacagctcctcctgctcctccttaaTGCCTGGGGGGGAGtccgggtcctcctggtcctcctggtcctctgaggagtaACGATATTAAGCCGAGAGCAGTCCAGTAAACATTCGAGATGGAGTGTGACGCGTTACCAGGAGAGTAGAGCCGGAACACACTTTAAcgctgttgccgtggcaacgcATCATTCACCATGAAAAAAATACGCCTGGCATTGGTCCAACCTGACTTCATGAATGcgacatgtcctcatcacattcACCGGAAgtttgctcttattttgaaaaagactCGTCTGGCTTTGACCATTTATTCTCTTCTTTTCCGTTttatccttcacaataaaagacccATACAAACATCCAGAACACTGCTTCCTGGAGAGATGTTACAGTAACTTAAtataataaagtaaaacaaacGTATGAACATTGTTAAAAACTTAAGTAAAGTACGTGTAATTATCTCAGGACATGATGGAAGAGAGAAAACAGAACCAACCTGCTCGTTGTTTCTGGACTTCCGGTTTTAGAAAGGCGTCCAGCAATTTCCGTTGTCGCTCGTTCTCCTCTTGAGAACTACAaagttcctcctcgtactctgcTATCGTTCTTTCAAACAGCCCACATatctcctgcgcagccgcagtgagtcgctgGTTGACGAAACATCTCAGCATTTGGACTTTAGACATTTCCCCCCAACGACAGAAACGTTTTCTCCACACAAAGTCCGTCACAAAGCCCGTTTCCTCTCCTTTAAACTGGGACTAgcgctgttagcatgctaagctaacttcaATGTCTTTGTAGCGGGAGATGAGTCCGAGGAACAACATCCAGAACCAAAGGAGAACCTCTAGAAGTCCATTCAGAGGTTTatccagacatacagagactctGCTGGGTCAGGACTGAAGGAGCTAACTGACACTTTACCACCGCAGTGACGAAgagacgctgctgctgccgacGGGAGCTTGGAATGGAGGCACATCCGGGCAGCTGGCGGAGgcaccttcaaaataagagcctgAGATGTGGATTTCTTTGCAGACTTGGTTCgtaaactacaaaataaaacatgtcagtTGGATATTTgttttggacattttttttccaaaatagaAAATTCACAATGAAATATGTATGACTAAATATGAATAACATACTCCTGTTTTTATTCTGTAATATTGGTTGAATGCTACACGTTCTAAATCACCAAATATTCACTACAGGTCTACAGCAGTTAGTAAATCACATCGAGGTTAAATTCTTCTTTATTCTCTCAATCAACATAcactcagaggtcaaaggtcagaagcATCTGCAAAAACATTACTTTATTCTTTTACAAGAACTGTCCAACACCAAtcaatcaataatcaatcatATTAATCTCCCAAACAGACACATGTCTTCGTAGTTCAACATGCTTTAGACCCCACGTCTTATCCAAAGAGTCcataaagaaaaggaaaatactaaaatataaatgttttgaaTACATCTAACTCAAAGTCTTAATGCACACAACCAGATTTCAGGATTCACTGATTTCTAAAAAGTGGAACATTCTTATTAATATAGATCAGGAATattgtttttgaaaataaaagacATCTTAAACGATCAATCCCCATGAATTGTGCCTATATGTAATGACGAGTAAATAACTAAAATAATCTGATTAATTGACAAATGTTTCTTTAGCAAACCGAATTCCTGATGCTCATAAAgattaattattaaattatgacatgtcatttcgctgatgcttttatccgaAGCGGCTTACAGTCCTgtgacattcatacactgtagagcagctacagggagcaactcggggttaagcgtcttgctcaaggacacatcgactagggcggggattgaaccaccggtGTCTGTGCTCGAGGAGCATCGAGAGGATGAAAGAAGTTTACTTGATTATCATCAGCGAGTCGTAACATTCTGGATTCAACTGAAGACCAGGACCGAGGAAAAGCCTCccgtccttcaaaataaaaggcatttttttaaaatgtaattttttcaCCTTTTTTGAAAAGGCTCCGAGTATATTTCTTGATAATTTCCCCCGAACCTTCAAACCTCCGACGTGTTGCTCTTCCACCGAGCAGCAGAACTCCGGAACGTCTGACGTACACGACGCGTTTCGCTCTTCAGGCGCTGGACTCGGACCCAGAGGGGCCGGTGTCGGCCTCAATGAGGCTGCTGGACTCGGACCCAGAGGGGCCGGTGTCGGCCTCCATGAGGACGCCGGACTCGGACCCAGAGGAGCCGGCGTGGGCCTCCATGAGGCTGCTGGACTCGGACCCAGAGGGGCCGGTGTCGGCTTCCATGAGGACGCCGGACTCGGACCCAGAGGAGCCGGCGTAGTCCTTCATGTGGACGCTGGTCTCGGACCCAGAGGAGCTGCTGGCGGCGGCTGGGGAACAGAAGAGTCTTTTTTGTTATTCGGGTCCAGGACTTGGGTCCTGGGGTGAGTTCTGGACTCGGGTCCTGGACTCGGGTCCTGGGTTGAGTTCTGGACTCGGGTCCTGGACTCGGGTCCTGGGGTGAG
Proteins encoded in this window:
- the LOC130191441 gene encoding glutamic acid-rich protein-like isoform X1, producing the protein MSKVQMLRCFVNQRLTAAAQEICGLFERTIAEYEEELCSSQEENERQRKLLDAFLKPEVQKQRAEDQEDQEDPDSPPGIKEEQEELWLGQEAGAKFSFSPMTSEDDEEEAQSSQLHQRLTEHMDTDEDEEDEEHCGGPEPGPPIPLGMNADVSYHSSAHPWAASEGHLFFAQ
- the LOC130191441 gene encoding glutamic acid-rich protein-like isoform X3, encoding MSKVQMLRCFVNQRLTAAAQEICGLFERTIAEYEEELCSSQEENERQRKLLDAFLKPEVQKQRAEDQEDQEDPDSPPGIKEEQEELWLGQEAGAKFSFSPMTSEDDEEEAQSSQLHQRLTEHMDTDEDEEDEEHCGGPEPGMNADVSYHSSAHPWAASEGHLFFAQ
- the LOC130191441 gene encoding glutamic acid-rich protein-like isoform X2; this translates as MSKVQMLRCFVNQRLTAAAQEICGLFERTIAEYEEELCSSQEENERQRKLLDAFLKPEVQKQRAEDQEDQEDPDSPPGIKEEQEELWLGQEAGAKFSFSPMTSEDDEEEAQSSQLHQRLTEHMDTDEDEEDEEHCGGPEPVRRRPPVWGGRCIPLRALVDSGADAN